From a single Kitasatospora sp. NBC_00458 genomic region:
- a CDS encoding phosphatase PAP2 family protein encodes MPPVHPLAAYDGSGVDGGLYTRVVGWADAAPHWLDRLVALWSAVGLALFALLMLAAWWRARGAAPAVIAQVLASPLVVVVAYAVNSALKGVVEEVRPCAQLGVRDTLEACPGPGDWSFPSNHTVAAFAAAAALWFADRRIGVVAGFAAVLMGASRVWVGVHYPHDVLAGAVVGVLVAVPLALAAGRAGPLVGRARSGPLRPFLGAGLVPAGGGRPPTVVRRG; translated from the coding sequence CTGCCCCCGGTCCACCCGCTGGCCGCCTACGACGGCAGCGGCGTCGACGGCGGCCTCTACACCCGGGTGGTCGGCTGGGCCGACGCCGCGCCGCACTGGCTGGACCGGCTGGTCGCGCTCTGGTCCGCCGTCGGCCTGGCGCTCTTCGCGCTGCTCATGCTCGCCGCCTGGTGGCGCGCGCGGGGCGCGGCCCCGGCGGTGATAGCGCAGGTGCTCGCCTCACCGCTGGTCGTGGTCGTCGCGTACGCCGTGAACTCGGCGCTGAAGGGTGTGGTGGAGGAGGTCAGGCCGTGCGCCCAGCTCGGGGTGCGCGACACCCTGGAGGCTTGCCCCGGACCGGGCGACTGGTCGTTCCCGAGCAACCACACGGTGGCCGCGTTCGCGGCCGCCGCCGCGCTCTGGTTCGCCGACCGGCGGATCGGGGTGGTCGCCGGGTTCGCCGCCGTGCTGATGGGCGCCTCCCGGGTCTGGGTCGGCGTCCACTACCCGCACGACGTCCTGGCGGGCGCCGTGGTCGGCGTGCTGGTGGCGGTTCCGCTCGCGCTGGCGGCCGGCCGGGCGGGTCCGCTGGTCGGCCGGGCGCGCAGCGGTCCGCTGCGCCCGTTCCTCGGCGCCGGTCTCGTGCCGGCGGGGGGCGGCCGCCCGCCCACGGTGGTGCGGCGGGGCTGA
- a CDS encoding pyridoxamine 5'-phosphate oxidase family protein, producing the protein MPYRLDITQGDWPAEELGKGVEGLLAEAMVLTLATAGHEHGPHANLAFFAYDDDLVLYFVSERATRHSHHLAEEARAAATVFLPPPVFGEQLRGLQLTGSAGEAWGRQAEAALVAYQGRYPSFAQDAEVRRQFLTGGGAAALYRFQVEELTAVDEPKFGRRHYLRATVRR; encoded by the coding sequence ATGCCGTACCGACTCGACATCACCCAGGGGGACTGGCCGGCCGAGGAGCTCGGCAAGGGGGTCGAAGGGCTGCTGGCCGAGGCGATGGTGCTCACGCTCGCGACCGCCGGTCACGAGCACGGTCCGCACGCCAACCTCGCCTTCTTCGCCTACGACGACGACCTCGTCCTCTACTTCGTCAGCGAGCGCGCCACCCGGCACAGCCACCACCTGGCGGAGGAGGCCCGGGCGGCGGCGACCGTCTTCCTGCCGCCGCCGGTCTTCGGCGAGCAGCTGCGCGGCCTCCAGCTGACGGGCAGTGCGGGCGAGGCGTGGGGGCGGCAGGCGGAGGCGGCGCTGGTCGCCTACCAGGGGCGGTATCCGTCGTTCGCGCAGGACGCGGAGGTCCGGCGGCAGTTCCTGACGGGGGGCGGTGCGGCGGCGCTGTACCGGTTCCAGGTGGAGGAGCTGACGGCGGTGGACGAGCCGAAGTTCGGCAGGCGGCACTACCTGCGGGCGACGGTGCGGCGGTAG